The Bacillus sp. Y1 genome has a window encoding:
- the ssb gene encoding single-stranded DNA-binding protein produces the protein MINQVTLVGRLTRDPDLKVTPEGVYLCNITLAVNRQYRNQKGEVDADFVHCTLWRKTAENTTAFCKKGSLIGITGRIQTRSYDHQGKRTYVTEVVAENVRFIGPRREDNRVEKIPLPTPPPEREVVAP, from the coding sequence ATGATAAATCAAGTGACGTTGGTAGGGAGGTTGACGAGAGATCCAGATTTGAAGGTTACCCCAGAAGGAGTATATCTCTGCAATATTACCCTCGCAGTAAACCGACAGTATCGAAACCAAAAAGGAGAGGTGGACGCAGACTTTGTTCATTGTACCTTATGGCGAAAAACCGCCGAAAACACGACTGCCTTTTGTAAAAAGGGCTCCCTCATTGGCATTACCGGCAGAATCCAGACACGCAGCTATGATCATCAGGGGAAAAGAACGTATGTAACGGAAGTGGTTGCAGAAAACGTTCGGTTCATCGGTCCGCGAAGAGAAGATAACCGAGTGGAAAAAATCCCACTTCCAACTCCTCCCCCAGAAAGAGAGGTCGTTGCTCCTTGA
- a CDS encoding DUF6944 family repetitive protein produces MIFLYIEGEELNVVGANLLAIGAFISAVGETGTHPVEEINKKLIRDGNAVQAVGNTLQGVGRLKLMDEPEEEKNVLGMVGTFVQASGNTINSLATNMEIESPSEENARFNSLGSTIQSMGAALEATGVAQVGEGTAPNLELAGLSLITLGTILDSIGVLTSEEKEKQKRILLFTGGWVEFVGTVLIAYALNK; encoded by the coding sequence GTGATTTTTTTGTATATAGAGGGTGAAGAGTTAAATGTGGTCGGAGCCAATTTATTGGCAATAGGTGCTTTCATTTCTGCCGTTGGGGAAACGGGGACTCATCCAGTGGAAGAAATCAATAAGAAGCTCATACGTGATGGCAATGCGGTACAAGCGGTTGGAAATACCTTGCAAGGAGTTGGCCGGTTAAAGCTGATGGATGAGCCGGAGGAAGAGAAGAATGTCCTTGGGATGGTCGGAACCTTTGTGCAGGCAAGTGGAAATACGATTAATAGTTTGGCAACCAATATGGAAATAGAAAGTCCCTCGGAAGAGAATGCAAGATTCAATTCATTAGGAAGCACGATTCAATCGATGGGGGCGGCGCTAGAAGCAACTGGTGTTGCCCAAGTCGGAGAAGGAACGGCACCAAACCTAGAGTTGGCTGGATTGAGTCTGATTACGTTAGGTACGATCCTCGATTCAATCGGTGTACTAACTTCAGAGGAAAAGGAGAAACAAAAACGAATCCTTCTTTTTACAGGAGGGTGGGTGGAATTTGTGGGTACAGTCCTTATTGCCTATGCCTTGAACAAATAG
- a CDS encoding YwpF-like family protein — MKTFKLISLQIIDDSEAQDITLHDGLIINKEDERNRWLIEAYVNANYHDFFTRLLESEKETPAQVVISKKENDPASFTTRVLSVKKIDGRLSVLFEGFLKRSKNYAELLLSDLIAKGLSGEELLNEFREKMMTKPKLTSTS; from the coding sequence ATGAAAACGTTCAAATTGATTTCTTTACAAATCATTGACGACAGTGAAGCACAAGATATTACTCTCCATGACGGACTAATTATCAACAAAGAGGACGAAAGAAACAGATGGCTGATTGAAGCGTATGTCAATGCTAACTATCATGACTTTTTCACAAGGCTGCTTGAGTCAGAAAAAGAAACACCAGCGCAAGTTGTGATATCCAAAAAGGAAAACGATCCTGCCAGTTTTACAACTAGGGTTCTCTCCGTGAAAAAAATCGATGGTCGCCTTTCTGTTTTATTTGAAGGCTTTTTAAAAAGATCGAAAAATTATGCAGAGCTACTTTTAAGTGATCTGATTGCAAAAGGATTAAGCGGGGAAGAGCTATTAAATGAATTCCGAGAAAAAATGATGACCAAACCAAAATTAACTTCCACCTCATAA
- a CDS encoding polysaccharide deacetylase family protein, with protein MKKLLIVLLVLIAVSYSLFQVSKSRSFQFFGGIVEKVETEEKVVALTFDDGPGVHTDEILSILEKEEVKATFYLTGREIEENMKDAKKLVQAGHEIGNHTYSHERMVLKSPSFIKNEIETTDEWIREAGYEGEITFRPPYGKKLFFLPYYLNKHDRPTILWNMEPETNPEIAADSVKITDDIVTHIEPGSIILLHVMYESRKESLNSVRPTIEALKRKGYTFVTVSELQTYD; from the coding sequence ATGAAAAAGCTTTTGATTGTTTTACTCGTACTCATAGCTGTGAGTTATTCTTTATTTCAAGTATCCAAATCTCGAAGCTTTCAATTTTTTGGAGGTATAGTCGAAAAAGTAGAGACGGAAGAAAAAGTCGTCGCATTAACCTTTGATGATGGGCCAGGGGTTCATACAGATGAGATCCTGTCCATTTTAGAGAAAGAAGAGGTAAAAGCGACCTTTTATTTAACAGGTAGAGAAATCGAAGAAAATATGAAAGATGCCAAAAAGCTTGTTCAAGCTGGACATGAAATAGGCAACCATACCTATTCTCACGAGCGGATGGTGTTAAAATCACCAAGTTTTATTAAAAATGAAATAGAAACAACCGATGAATGGATTCGAGAGGCTGGATACGAAGGGGAGATTACGTTTCGACCTCCTTACGGGAAAAAGCTGTTTTTCCTCCCTTATTACTTGAATAAGCATGATCGACCAACGATTCTGTGGAATATGGAGCCAGAGACGAATCCAGAGATTGCCGCTGATTCTGTGAAAATAACGGATGATATTGTGACGCATATAGAGCCAGGTTCAATTATTTTGCTGCATGTTATGTACGAAAGTCGGAAAGAAAGCTTGAATTCGGTGAGGCCAACTATTGAAGCTTTGAAAAGGAAAGGATACACTTTTGTGACGGTTTCAGAGCTTCAAACATATGATTAA
- the fabZ gene encoding 3-hydroxyacyl-ACP dehydratase FabZ, which yields MLNIEQIKEIIPHRYPFLLVDRILELEEGKRAIGIKNVTANEEFFNGHFPEFPVMPGVLIVEALAQVGAVAMLVKEENKGRLAFFAGIDNCRFKRQVVPGDQLRLEVEMTRVRGTFGKGKAVATVEGELVCEVEIMFGLGDKKE from the coding sequence ATGTTGAATATAGAACAAATTAAAGAGATCATTCCGCATCGTTACCCATTCTTGCTTGTGGATCGAATTTTAGAGCTAGAAGAAGGAAAGCGCGCGATCGGTATTAAAAATGTGACAGCGAACGAAGAGTTTTTCAACGGACATTTTCCTGAGTTTCCTGTTATGCCAGGTGTTCTAATTGTAGAAGCTCTTGCACAAGTTGGAGCGGTTGCAATGCTCGTTAAAGAAGAAAATAAAGGTCGTCTCGCATTTTTTGCAGGAATTGATAACTGCCGCTTTAAGCGTCAAGTTGTACCTGGCGATCAACTTCGGTTAGAAGTAGAAATGACAAGAGTACGCGGCACCTTTGGCAAAGGCAAAGCGGTTGCTACTGTAGAAGGCGAACTTGTGTGTGAAGTGGAAATTATGTTTGGTCTTGGAGATAAAAAGGAATAG
- a CDS encoding DNA-directed RNA polymerase subunit beta — MAVNNSNQEAVSLREQRKKERREEKEKALKEGRKRIRIRLIPIWLRVIIVAILLVVSTVSGAMVGYSVMGNGKPKDVFDKSTWTHIVDLVNSDK, encoded by the coding sequence ATGGCTGTAAACAATAGTAACCAGGAAGCTGTTTCCTTACGCGAGCAGCGAAAAAAGGAACGCAGAGAAGAAAAGGAGAAAGCGCTGAAGGAAGGCCGAAAGCGAATTCGCATTCGTCTGATTCCGATCTGGCTTCGGGTTATCATCGTTGCCATTCTACTTGTTGTTAGTACCGTATCAGGTGCAATGGTCGGATACAGCGTCATGGGTAATGGCAAACCCAAGGATGTGTTTGACAAATCAACGTGGACCCATATCGTTGATTTGGTGAATAGTGATAAATAA
- a CDS encoding flagellar hook-basal body protein, which translates to MNRTMITATNTLSQLQKQMDIISNNMANVDTNGYKRREATFTDLLVQEFNNQERANKEVNRLTPNGIRQGTGAKLGQAQLIMNQGALKQTGRSLDTAFTKEGQLFKVLVQTNGVNEVQYTRNGALYLSPLSDTEVMLVNGDGLPVLDENNNPITINGEAKDYNINANGQLTVTKTAGATEVFNLGVVRVNKPQFLEQRGGNLLGLPANIAEDEVLTELTGGLRAEISLQQGALEQSNVDLSKEMTELINVQRAYQFQSRSVTLADQMMGLVNGIR; encoded by the coding sequence ATGAATCGTACGATGATTACAGCAACTAACACGTTATCCCAGCTTCAAAAGCAAATGGATATTATCTCTAATAATATGGCAAACGTAGATACAAATGGCTATAAAAGAAGAGAAGCTACTTTCACTGATCTATTGGTTCAAGAGTTTAACAACCAAGAGCGTGCGAATAAAGAAGTGAACCGACTAACTCCAAATGGAATCCGCCAAGGAACAGGGGCAAAGCTTGGACAAGCTCAACTAATCATGAATCAGGGAGCACTTAAGCAAACCGGTCGTTCACTTGATACGGCTTTTACAAAAGAAGGACAACTGTTTAAAGTACTCGTTCAAACAAATGGAGTTAACGAAGTTCAGTATACGAGAAATGGTGCGCTTTATTTATCACCTCTTTCCGATACAGAAGTGATGCTTGTTAATGGCGATGGATTGCCAGTACTTGACGAAAACAATAATCCGATTACAATAAATGGTGAAGCCAAGGATTATAACATCAATGCGAATGGCCAGTTAACGGTAACAAAAACGGCTGGTGCGACAGAAGTGTTTAACCTTGGAGTGGTTCGTGTGAATAAGCCACAATTTTTAGAGCAACGTGGTGGGAACTTACTAGGGCTTCCAGCAAATATTGCTGAAGATGAAGTCTTAACGGAGTTAACGGGAGGGCTAAGAGCAGAAATCAGCCTTCAACAGGGAGCTCTTGAACAATCGAATGTGGACCTTTCAAAAGAAATGACTGAACTAATTAATGTGCAGCGTGCATATCAATTTCAATCTCGCTCCGTGACACTTGCGGATCAGATGATGGGACTTGTGAACGGAATTCGTTAA
- a CDS encoding flagellar hook-basal body protein, with protein MFRGFYTAASGMISQQRRTEMFSNNMANANTPGFKADQASMRAFPEMLLKRYDSLSIPTEKGLNLTTGTTIGAINTGVYMQEAIPKFIQGDLQATEQRTDIALVDLYMPPNEQNGLAGSVFYSVQGADGTVKYTRNGDFTLDGQGFLTTSSGNMVLNDQGQPIKLSSDQFTVSEDGLITGANGETARLGVGFAANPQRMIKEGDGLYRTEDGNPLANAFNETGIQFKLQQGYLERSNVDVSRTMTDMLTAYRAFEANQKVLQAYDKSMDKAANEIGRIG; from the coding sequence ATGTTTAGAGGGTTTTATACGGCTGCGTCAGGTATGATCTCCCAACAGCGTAGAACAGAAATGTTCTCTAATAATATGGCGAATGCGAATACTCCAGGATTTAAGGCGGATCAGGCATCCATGCGTGCGTTTCCTGAAATGCTGTTAAAACGTTATGATTCGCTATCTATTCCGACTGAAAAAGGGTTAAACCTTACGACCGGAACAACGATTGGTGCGATTAACACGGGTGTATATATGCAGGAAGCGATTCCGAAGTTCATTCAAGGAGATTTGCAAGCAACAGAGCAACGTACGGATATTGCACTAGTTGATTTGTATATGCCACCAAATGAGCAAAATGGTCTAGCAGGGTCTGTTTTTTATAGCGTACAAGGTGCAGATGGTACGGTAAAGTACACTCGTAATGGTGACTTTACATTAGATGGTCAAGGATTTTTGACAACATCTAGTGGGAATATGGTCCTGAATGATCAAGGACAACCGATCAAGCTTTCAAGCGATCAGTTCACAGTAAGTGAAGATGGCCTTATCACCGGTGCAAACGGAGAAACAGCGCGTCTAGGTGTAGGATTTGCCGCAAATCCACAGCGTATGATTAAAGAGGGAGATGGATTATATCGTACAGAGGATGGCAATCCACTTGCCAATGCCTTTAACGAAACAGGCATTCAGTTTAAGCTGCAGCAAGGGTATTTAGAACGCTCAAACGTGGATGTGAGCCGCACGATGACAGATATGCTAACGGCGTATCGTGCCTTCGAAGCTAACCAAAAGGTGCTTCAAGCGTATGATAAGAGCATGGATAAAGCAGCCAATGAAATCGGAAGAATTGGATAA
- the mreB gene encoding rod shape-determining protein, with the protein MFARDIGIDLGTANVLIHVKGRGIVLNEPSVVAIDKNTNRVLAVGEEARKMVGRTPGNIVAIRPLKDGVIADFDVTEAMLKHFINKLNVKGFLSKPRILICCPTNITSVEQKAIKEAAEKSGGKKVYLEEEPKVAAIGAGMDIFMPSGNMVVDIGGGTTDVAVLSMGDIVTSSSIKMAGDKFDNEILHYIKRQYKLLIGERTAENIKINIGTVFPGSRSEEMEIRGRDMVSGLPRTITVRSEEIEGALRESVAVIVQAAKSVLERTPPELSADIIDRGVILTGGGALLHGIDMLLSEELKVPVLVAENPMDCVAIGTGIMLDNIDRLPRRRLG; encoded by the coding sequence ATGTTTGCGAGAGATATTGGAATCGATTTAGGAACAGCCAACGTACTGATCCATGTGAAGGGCCGCGGCATTGTGTTAAATGAACCATCAGTTGTGGCTATAGATAAGAATACGAATCGTGTGCTTGCGGTTGGTGAAGAAGCGAGAAAGATGGTTGGACGTACACCAGGAAATATCGTTGCGATTCGCCCGCTGAAGGATGGAGTAATCGCTGACTTTGATGTAACAGAAGCGATGCTTAAGCACTTTATTAATAAGTTAAATGTAAAAGGCTTCCTATCTAAGCCACGCATTTTGATTTGCTGCCCAACAAACATTACAAGTGTTGAACAAAAGGCGATTAAAGAAGCGGCTGAGAAGAGTGGCGGGAAAAAGGTTTACTTAGAAGAGGAGCCAAAGGTGGCAGCTATTGGAGCAGGGATGGACATTTTCATGCCAAGCGGAAATATGGTTGTTGATATCGGGGGCGGAACAACGGATGTTGCTGTTCTTTCTATGGGTGATATCGTTACTTCTTCTTCTATTAAGATGGCTGGAGATAAGTTTGATAACGAAATTCTTCATTACATTAAGCGTCAATACAAATTATTGATCGGTGAGCGTACGGCAGAGAATATCAAAATCAATATCGGGACGGTATTCCCAGGTTCTCGTTCAGAGGAAATGGAAATTCGTGGTCGTGACATGGTGTCAGGACTTCCACGCACGATCACGGTTCGTTCAGAAGAAATCGAAGGAGCGCTTCGCGAATCAGTGGCTGTAATTGTACAAGCTGCGAAATCTGTTCTTGAGAGAACACCACCAGAATTATCTGCGGACATCATTGACCGTGGAGTGATTTTAACAGGTGGAGGAGCACTACTACACGGCATCGACATGCTTCTTTCCGAAGAGCTGAAGGTTCCTGTATTAGTAGCAGAAAACCCAATGGACTGCGTAGCAATCGGAACAGGCATCATGCTTGATAACATCGACCGTCTACCACGCAGAAGACTAGGGTAA
- the spoIIID gene encoding sporulation transcriptional regulator SpoIIID: MHDYIKERTIKIGKYIVETRKTVRVIAKEFGVSKSTVHKDLTERLPEINPELANEVKDILDYHKSIRHLRGGEATKMKYKKEELEGEPVQ; this comes from the coding sequence GTGCACGATTACATCAAAGAGAGAACTATCAAGATTGGAAAGTATATCGTGGAGACGAGAAAAACAGTTCGCGTAATCGCGAAGGAGTTTGGCGTGTCCAAAAGTACAGTCCATAAAGATCTAACCGAAAGACTACCCGAGATAAACCCAGAACTGGCAAACGAAGTGAAAGACATATTAGATTACCATAAATCGATCCGCCACCTACGCGGGGGAGAAGCGACAAAAATGAAGTATAAGAAAGAAGAACTAGAAGGCGAGCCTGTTCAGTGA
- a CDS encoding LysM peptidoglycan-binding domain-containing protein yields the protein MDYSRKARIQNERKAAAKANRRKLAGVTMMAAITASSLFGSGMKSAKAETEAGFYTVQKGDTLTRIAKQYNVSVIELMKENKLASDKIYIGQKLEVPTHLGEEEDYEEISVQSHKVVSGDTLYRISVKYGTTISELKKANRLSSDTIKIGQTLLIPSKEKEISQKAKQLAKFYTVAPGDTIYGLAKRFGTSIDVLKGQNGLNTEMILIGQKLLITEAPITTRAKVVGAIDKFTVEFQTATGTLPLKVSYGTAEAYQKLSGKEYILSYKNGALVSIQPE from the coding sequence ATGGACTATTCAAGAAAAGCAAGGATTCAAAATGAAAGAAAAGCTGCTGCAAAAGCAAACCGTCGTAAACTTGCTGGTGTGACCATGATGGCAGCGATTACAGCTTCATCCTTATTTGGATCTGGTATGAAGTCAGCAAAAGCAGAAACAGAAGCAGGCTTCTACACCGTTCAAAAGGGTGATACCCTTACACGCATTGCAAAACAATACAATGTAAGCGTAATCGAGCTGATGAAAGAAAATAAGCTGGCTTCCGACAAGATTTATATCGGACAAAAGCTTGAGGTTCCTACTCACCTTGGGGAAGAAGAGGACTACGAGGAGATATCCGTTCAATCACACAAAGTGGTTTCCGGAGATACGTTATATCGAATTTCTGTCAAATACGGAACAACGATTTCAGAACTTAAAAAAGCAAACAGACTATCATCCGATACAATCAAAATCGGACAAACATTACTGATTCCAAGTAAGGAAAAGGAAATATCACAAAAAGCAAAGCAGCTTGCGAAGTTTTATACCGTTGCCCCTGGGGATACCATCTATGGATTAGCCAAGCGCTTTGGTACGTCCATTGATGTGTTAAAAGGACAAAATGGACTAAATACAGAAATGATCTTAATCGGACAAAAATTACTGATTACTGAAGCACCTATCACCACAAGAGCAAAGGTAGTTGGTGCGATTGACAAGTTTACCGTCGAGTTCCAAACTGCCACTGGAACACTTCCCTTAAAAGTGTCTTACGGAACGGCTGAGGCTTATCAAAAGCTATCAGGAAAAGAGTACATTCTTTCTTATAAAAATGGTGCGTTAGTATCCATACAACCGGAATAA
- a CDS encoding 3'-5' exonuclease — protein MFFLRKSITCPLLYQEIPLSTPLDELKFVVFDTETTGFEIATSDRLIEIGAVLIEGFKVCEASSFQTYVNPSRQISREITELTSISNEQVTGAPYAFEAISDFFSYVREQETVSLVGHYVSFDTLVLKNELKREKIGLKGTFTIDTLDLIGFLAPSYDMRDLERYARAFGTRIYERHNAVGDAKTTAYLFVELIQQFRDRGYCTWGELVKATESQARFLQL, from the coding sequence ATGTTTTTTCTACGAAAATCAATCACCTGCCCGCTTCTATATCAGGAAATACCGTTATCCACTCCACTAGATGAGCTGAAATTTGTCGTTTTTGACACGGAAACGACAGGGTTCGAAATAGCTACATCGGACAGATTGATAGAGATTGGGGCCGTTTTAATAGAAGGTTTTAAGGTTTGTGAGGCTTCTAGCTTTCAAACCTATGTGAATCCATCTCGACAAATTTCTCGGGAAATAACGGAATTGACGTCTATTTCTAATGAACAAGTGACTGGAGCTCCATATGCATTTGAGGCCATTTCTGATTTCTTTTCGTATGTGAGAGAGCAGGAAACTGTGAGTCTGGTCGGGCATTATGTAAGCTTTGATACGCTTGTGTTAAAAAATGAATTGAAACGAGAAAAGATCGGGCTAAAGGGGACTTTTACAATTGATACACTTGATCTTATTGGTTTCCTCGCTCCATCGTATGATATGCGCGACCTCGAACGATACGCGCGTGCGTTTGGAACAAGAATTTATGAGCGGCATAACGCGGTAGGTGATGCGAAGACAACAGCGTATTTATTTGTGGAGCTTATCCAGCAATTTCGCGATCGCGGCTATTGTACGTGGGGGGAGCTTGTGAAGGCAACAGAGAGTCAAGCTCGGTTCTTACAGCTGTAA
- a CDS encoding DUF294 nucleotidyltransferase-like domain-containing protein gives MEQNNYNETILEAVRFHPFFQGVDVRTALSLIELCELRMYEKQETMLKKEAPRDGLLLILSGIAEVFIKNEHRTQEEVLEVVQKGELIGFSSLADFLGVSKSGKEAATQVEVRAVEPCKALYIPFTVIAKRWDDPNVHDYLLAQVSVRLKDIYASLAEQVQLARDFGERDAFMLRVQDLMTEQVVSVSPTTTVQEAALLMHKERTSSVLVTDHGRLEGIITERDLVERVIAAGRSLDCIAGDVMTPHPVTISRFSYYYDALSLTLLKGIKHLPVVEGEKLFGVVTLSDLLRKKNENVMKTIQKIEQCTEETIVHVKKAIYDILETLIKDKIPMLKTLEIVTQLYDRLVKRAVELSVEALGEEVPCHFALYQMGSAGRGEQFMLTDQDHFLVYEKEEYKEYFSKLGMEITNMLEKAGYARCLGLMMCSEGNWRGTITVWQERVRGWMLQATNDHLLIAQNFFSYRFLMGSVELHARFEEGIKELLQRSKIFLYRLSQVEREHVIPTLDQPIRSLFKLERKQIDMKKEVLFPYHHSLQILTLLHGGRSGTSVNKISFLKEKGVLSDVFSTDLKQAVEEVLRLYVIQRWQQQGKSHIEFARLSTHEKEELIISLKSLKELQSQVFANFTV, from the coding sequence ATGGAACAAAACAATTATAATGAAACCATTTTAGAGGCTGTGCGGTTTCACCCCTTTTTTCAAGGGGTGGATGTCCGTACGGCCCTTTCCCTTATCGAGCTTTGTGAGCTTCGAATGTATGAAAAGCAGGAAACGATGCTGAAAAAAGAGGCTCCACGTGACGGTTTGCTCCTCATCCTATCAGGGATTGCTGAAGTGTTTATAAAAAATGAGCACAGGACACAGGAGGAAGTGCTTGAAGTGGTTCAAAAAGGCGAGTTGATTGGCTTTTCTAGTTTGGCTGATTTCCTAGGTGTCTCCAAATCAGGGAAGGAGGCAGCCACTCAAGTGGAGGTTCGAGCGGTCGAGCCGTGCAAAGCCCTTTATATCCCTTTTACCGTCATTGCCAAGCGGTGGGATGACCCCAATGTTCATGATTATTTATTAGCTCAGGTGAGCGTAAGGCTTAAGGATATTTATGCTTCGTTAGCGGAGCAGGTTCAGCTTGCACGTGATTTTGGAGAAAGAGATGCGTTCATGCTGCGCGTTCAAGATTTAATGACGGAACAAGTGGTGAGTGTTTCCCCGACAACCACGGTTCAAGAGGCGGCGCTTTTGATGCATAAAGAACGCACAAGCTCTGTGCTTGTAACGGATCATGGAAGGCTTGAAGGAATTATCACGGAACGAGATTTGGTCGAGCGGGTGATTGCGGCAGGACGATCTTTGGATTGTATTGCCGGTGATGTCATGACACCTCATCCGGTTACGATCTCACGTTTCTCCTATTATTATGATGCGTTATCTTTAACTCTGTTAAAAGGAATCAAGCATTTGCCGGTCGTAGAAGGTGAAAAACTCTTCGGAGTGGTCACGTTATCTGACTTATTACGGAAAAAGAACGAAAATGTGATGAAGACGATTCAAAAGATCGAGCAATGCACAGAAGAGACGATTGTTCATGTGAAAAAGGCGATTTATGACATACTTGAAACGCTTATTAAAGACAAGATTCCTATGTTAAAAACGTTAGAGATTGTGACTCAGTTGTACGATCGACTAGTAAAGAGAGCAGTGGAGCTTTCTGTAGAAGCACTAGGGGAAGAGGTTCCCTGTCACTTCGCTCTCTATCAAATGGGAAGTGCGGGCCGCGGGGAGCAGTTTATGTTAACGGATCAGGATCATTTTCTTGTTTACGAGAAGGAGGAGTACAAGGAGTATTTTTCAAAATTAGGTATGGAGATTACAAACATGCTTGAAAAGGCGGGTTATGCCCGTTGTCTTGGTTTGATGATGTGTAGTGAGGGGAACTGGCGTGGGACCATCACAGTGTGGCAGGAGAGAGTCAGAGGGTGGATGCTGCAAGCGACGAATGACCATCTCCTGATAGCACAAAACTTCTTTTCGTATCGCTTTTTAATGGGATCAGTAGAGTTGCATGCGAGATTTGAAGAGGGAATAAAAGAGCTGTTACAGCGCTCCAAAATCTTTCTATATCGACTGTCTCAAGTGGAGAGAGAGCATGTGATTCCGACTCTTGACCAACCGATTCGGTCTTTATTCAAGCTAGAACGCAAGCAGATTGATATGAAAAAGGAAGTGCTGTTTCCTTATCATCATAGCCTGCAAATTCTCACACTTTTACATGGGGGAAGGTCTGGTACGTCCGTTAATAAGATCTCCTTTTTAAAAGAGAAAGGGGTGCTTTCGGACGTGTTTTCCACCGATTTGAAGCAGGCGGTGGAAGAGGTACTGCGTCTGTATGTGATTCAGCGATGGCAGCAGCAAGGAAAGTCCCATATCGAGTTTGCTAGACTATCAACCCATGAAAAAGAAGAGCTTATTATTAGTTTAAAATCATTAAAAGAGTTGCAAAGCCAAGTATTTGCTAACTTTACTGTATAG